The following coding sequences lie in one Rutidosis leptorrhynchoides isolate AG116_Rl617_1_P2 chromosome 4, CSIRO_AGI_Rlap_v1, whole genome shotgun sequence genomic window:
- the LOC139839510 gene encoding probable methyltransferase At1g29790 isoform X1 has product MGSVSLKIGDGTARFKNATVCSSAVHILMLFSVITTNLFALYAFTYSPNHHPHQFHFLTHHHTHKNISLISEQVSLILREIDSSQKKLAQMEKHLLGYESFDLSTPHIPNELKLFLQKHQLPLGKDSRTGITEMVSSVGHCCYKSIDILSQYMNYKPNGACPDDWSISQKLILKGCEPLPRRRCFGKIVPKIGLQPFPISLWNNVSEKSYSWSGIDCKNLACLNSKKLNRDCAGCLDLRNGNEISRFVKSRGKNDFLIDDVLGLGSGGIRIGFDIGGGSGTFAARMAEKNVTIVTASLNIDAPFNEFIAARGIFPLYLSLDHRFPFYENIFDIIHVGNGLDIGGRGEKLEFLMFDIDRVIRAGGLFWLDNFLCSNDEKRKNLTRLIERFGYKKLKWVVGERINGAGNSEVYLSAVLQKPVRV; this is encoded by the coding sequence ATGGGTTCAGTTTCTTTAAAAATTGGTGATGGAACAGCAAGATTCAAAAACGCCACCGTTTGTTCATCCGCAGTACATATTCTCATGTTATTTTCAGTCATAACAACAAATCTATTTGCTTTATATGCTTTTACTTACTCCCCAAACCACCATCCTCATCAGTTTCACTTTCTTACACATCATCATACTCATAAAAACATTTCTTTAATCTCTGAACAAGTTTCTTTAATCCTTAGAGAGATTGATTCTTCACAAAAAAAACTTGCCCAGATGGAAAAACACCTTCTTGGTTATGAAAGTTTTGATCTTTCCACACCCCACATCCCAAATGAGCTTAAATTGTTTTTACAAAAACACCAGCTTCCATTAGGTAAAGATTCAAGAACTGGGATCACTGAAATGGTCTCATCTGTGGGCCATTGTTGTTATAAATCTATAGATATATTGTCTCAATATATGAATTATAAACCAAATGGTGCTTGCCCTGATGACTGGAGTATTTCACAAAAGTTGATTTTGAAGGGGTGTGAGCCTTTACCAAGAAGAAGGTGTTTTGGAAAAATAGTCCCTAAAATTGGTCTTCAACCTTTTCCTATTTCACTTTGGAATAATGTGAGTGAAAAGAGTTATAGTTGGAGTGGTATTGATTGTAAGAATTTGGCTTGTTTAAATAGTAAAAAATTGAATAGGGATTGTGCAGGTTGTCTGGATTTAAGGAATGGTAATGAGATTTCAAGATTTGTTAAATCAAGAGGTAAAAATGATTTCTTGATTGATGATGTGTTAGGTTTAGGAAGTGGTGGGATTAGAATTGGATTTGATATTGGTGGTGGATCTGGTACTTTTGCTGCTAGAATGGCTGAAAAAAATGTGACTATTGTGACTGCAAGTTTGAACATTGATGCACCTTTTAATGAATTTATTGCAGCTAGAGGTATTTTTCCATTATACCTAAGTTTAGATCACAGGTTCCcattttatgaaaatatttttgACATAATTCATGTTGGAAATGGGCTTGATATCGGTGGGCGAGGTGAGAAACTCGAGTTCTTGATGTTTGATATTGATCGGGTCATTCGGGCTGGTGGGTTGTTTTGGTTGGACAACTTTCTTTGTTCTAATGACGAAAAAAGAAAAAACTTGACCCGTTTGATTGAACGATTTGGATACAAGAAACTGAAATGGGTTGTTGGTGAGAGGATTAATGGTGCAGGGAACTCTGAGGTATATTTGTCTGCTGTTCTTCAGAAACCAGTAAGAGTTTGA